A genome region from Mammaliicoccus sp. Marseille-Q6498 includes the following:
- a CDS encoding RDD family protein, with protein sequence MTETSYEQVASSRQQSEIERTVNKHFSQIKSIIFAGFWVRFIAFIIDVLALAGFKGMVLSPIFSFTNIQDKYLFVPYFSVENLASALIFYLYFVLMTYYFKATLGKMILGISVYREDGTPLKFKDILFREWIGRIISGAFIGLPYLVVAFNKKHKGIHDYFGETVVLKNKYIGLRNDFQKAMR encoded by the coding sequence ATGACTGAAACGAGTTACGAACAAGTCGCCTCGTCACGACAACAAAGTGAGATTGAACGAACTGTCAACAAACATTTCTCTCAAATAAAATCCATTATATTTGCGGGATTCTGGGTTCGTTTTATAGCTTTTATTATTGATGTTTTAGCACTAGCTGGTTTCAAAGGTATGGTGTTAAGTCCTATATTTTCATTTACAAACATTCAAGATAAATATTTGTTTGTACCATATTTCAGTGTTGAAAATCTTGCGAGTGCATTAATATTTTATTTGTACTTTGTTTTGATGACTTATTATTTTAAGGCGACACTTGGAAAAATGATTCTAGGTATAAGTGTATATCGCGAAGATGGAACGCCATTAAAATTTAAAGATATTTTATTTAGAGAGTGGATCGGAAGAATTATTTCTGGCGCTTTCATAGGTTTACCATACTTAGTCGTTGCGTTTAATAAAAAACATAAAGGTATTCACGATTACTTTGGTGAAACAGTAGTTTTAAAAAATAAGTATATTGGCTTGCGAAATGATTTTCAAAAGGCAATGAGATAA
- the ezrA gene encoding septation ring formation regulator EzrA → MAIYITLAIIIIILIGIGIMLWLRTSKRNLITETEQRKQKIKQLPFQDELAKLKKLNIRGEAKDKYDQFKREWQTVLQEDLKVVDAKIQDADAELDKFKFSQSEESIADANKIMDGIEKKYTRLTQSVNELITTVETSDQSYNESKQIYRETKREVLANRHQFGDAADLIEKNIEAFLPRIEEYEELIQDGHYIKAKGHIDQLNSDMKRMQEDMNEIPLLIKDVQKELPGQFQDLKFGCRDLKVEGYNLEHVKVESTLQTLRGKLNLVEPLIGRLELSQAENIINEINDSLDDMYDLIEHEVKSKNTVEQSKEIITDELFHAKDMNYTLQTEIEYVKENYYISEEDVHKVRQYENEIQNLISVYDEILGEMAKTNVRYSEVEDNLLYIEEHVKVINSNQQKIQNHLVSLREDEATAQQNTLRVQSRKEEIYRKLLASNLPSVPERFIIMKNEIDHEIREVNKIFSQRPINVQYVKDKVSNIVLQMNKFEDETTDVLINAVHAETLIQYGNRYRKENNDLNKSLNEAERLFANNRYKRAIEIAEAALDKVEPGISNKIEEEVNNQH, encoded by the coding sequence ATGGCAATTTATATAACACTTGCAATTATTATCATTATATTAATTGGTATTGGTATAATGTTATGGTTGCGTACTTCAAAGCGCAATTTGATTACTGAGACTGAGCAGCGTAAGCAAAAAATTAAACAACTACCATTTCAAGATGAATTGGCTAAACTTAAAAAATTAAACATTCGTGGTGAAGCCAAAGACAAGTATGACCAATTTAAAAGAGAATGGCAAACCGTTTTACAAGAAGATTTAAAAGTTGTAGATGCAAAGATTCAAGATGCTGATGCAGAATTAGATAAATTTAAATTTTCTCAATCAGAAGAAAGTATTGCTGATGCAAACAAAATTATGGATGGTATTGAAAAGAAATATACGCGTTTAACTCAAAGTGTTAATGAATTAATTACTACTGTTGAAACGAGCGACCAGTCATATAATGAATCTAAGCAAATATACAGAGAAACAAAAAGGGAAGTATTAGCAAACAGACATCAATTTGGGGATGCAGCAGATTTAATTGAGAAAAATATCGAAGCTTTCTTGCCTAGAATAGAAGAATATGAAGAACTTATTCAAGATGGTCATTATATTAAAGCTAAAGGGCATATTGATCAACTGAATAGCGATATGAAACGTATGCAAGAAGATATGAATGAAATTCCATTATTAATTAAAGATGTTCAAAAAGAATTGCCGGGTCAATTCCAAGATTTAAAATTTGGTTGCAGAGATTTGAAAGTCGAAGGCTATAACCTAGAACACGTTAAAGTTGAAAGTACATTACAAACATTGCGTGGAAAACTTAATTTAGTCGAACCATTGATTGGTCGTTTAGAATTAAGCCAAGCTGAGAATATTATTAATGAAATCAATGATTCATTAGACGACATGTACGACTTAATCGAACATGAAGTTAAATCAAAAAATACTGTTGAACAATCTAAAGAAATTATTACAGATGAATTGTTCCATGCTAAAGATATGAACTATACACTTCAAACTGAAATCGAATATGTTAAAGAAAACTATTATATTTCAGAAGAAGATGTTCATAAAGTAAGACAATATGAAAATGAAATTCAAAATCTAATTAGTGTATACGATGAAATTTTAGGCGAAATGGCTAAAACAAACGTAAGATACAGTGAAGTTGAAGATAACTTACTTTATATAGAAGAACACGTTAAAGTAATCAATAGTAACCAACAAAAAATTCAAAATCACTTAGTTTCATTAAGAGAAGATGAAGCAACAGCACAACAAAACACTTTACGTGTACAATCTAGAAAAGAAGAGATCTACAGAAAATTATTAGCTTCGAATTTACCAAGTGTTCCTGAACGATTTATCATTATGAAAAATGAAATTGATCATGAAATTCGTGAAGTGAATAAAATTTTCAGTCAAAGACCTATAAATGTACAATATGTAAAAGATAAAGTAAGTAATATTGTTTTACAGATGAACAAATTCGAAGATGAAACGACAGACGTACTTATTAATGCAGTACATGCTGAAACACTTATTCAATATGGTAATCGTTATAGAAAAGAAAATAACGATTTAAATAAAAGTCTTAATGAAGCAGAAAGACTTTTTGCTAACAATCGATATAAACGTGCGATTGAAATTGCAGAAGCAGCTTTAGATAAAGTAGAGCCAGGAATAAGTAATAAAATCGAAGAAGAAGTAAACAATCAACATTAA
- a CDS encoding TSUP family transporter, which produces MDFDINLLLIIMLFGLIAAFIDSVVGGGGLISLPALLAVGMDPAVALGTNKLASSFGSLTSTLKFIKAKKVDFDIVGKLFPLSFIGSILGAITATYLPPEYFKPLAIIILALVTIYSIVKKDWGDINNYKKLTLKKAILFIVGVTMIGYYDGFLGGGTGSFFLFMLLLIGLDFLHAAGNAKFLNLASNLGALFLFMALGHVNYIYGFCMAFSMVIGSYLGVTFAIKKGVSYVKVLFIVITTLLLLKNAYDYVMTHLI; this is translated from the coding sequence ATGGATTTTGATATTAATTTACTACTTATCATTATGTTGTTTGGATTAATCGCTGCATTTATTGATTCAGTAGTCGGTGGTGGCGGTTTGATTTCTTTACCAGCATTATTAGCAGTAGGAATGGATCCGGCAGTTGCTTTAGGTACGAACAAATTAGCAAGTTCATTCGGTTCGTTAACGAGTACGTTAAAGTTTATTAAAGCTAAAAAAGTAGATTTTGATATAGTGGGTAAGTTATTTCCATTAAGCTTTATCGGTTCGATACTTGGTGCAATAACTGCTACATACTTACCTCCAGAATATTTTAAACCTTTAGCTATTATCATATTAGCGCTCGTAACGATATATTCAATTGTGAAAAAAGACTGGGGAGACATAAATAATTATAAAAAATTAACACTTAAAAAAGCTATTTTATTTATTGTCGGTGTTACGATGATTGGATATTATGATGGTTTTTTAGGCGGTGGAACAGGTTCGTTTTTCCTATTTATGTTGTTGTTAATTGGATTAGACTTTCTACATGCTGCTGGGAACGCAAAGTTTTTAAACCTTGCTTCTAACTTAGGTGCACTATTTTTATTTATGGCACTAGGACACGTGAATTATATTTATGGATTTTGTATGGCATTTTCAATGGTCATCGGATCTTATCTAGGGGTTACATTTGCGATAAAAAAAGGTGTTTCTTACGTAAAAGTATTATTTATCGTGATAACAACATTATTATTATTAAAAAATGCTTATGACTATGTAATGACTCACTTAATATAA
- the thiI gene encoding tRNA uracil 4-sulfurtransferase ThiI, which translates to MNYDHILVRYGELTLKTGNRNMFVNKLKSNIKNRLMPLQGYKVRANRDRMYIDVHEGSDIEEMMQRITTVFGVHSVSPVVRIEKDIEVMKEVALQFANDFNDGDTFKIDVKRADKTFELDTFELQNTLGGHVLQNTENITVNVKRPDHKIKVEVRKDAIYMYNRVLEGEGGLPVGTGGKTLLMLSGGIDSPVAGMEVMKRGVTIEAIHFHSPPYTSEQAKQKVIDLTKQLAQLTGDIKLHIVPFTELQKQIHKVVEESFTMTSTRRMMLRVTEKVAHEIGAQAIVNGENLGQVASQTLGSMYAINSVTSMPILRPLLTFDKEDIVKKAKAINTFELSIQPFEDCCTIFTPKNPKTNPKLEKVEYFESKFDFGPLIDEAVENVETITISKHDDIQEQKDKWMDDLL; encoded by the coding sequence ATGAATTATGATCACATATTAGTAAGATATGGAGAATTGACATTAAAAACAGGCAATAGAAATATGTTTGTTAATAAATTAAAATCAAATATAAAAAACAGATTGATGCCATTACAAGGATATAAAGTAAGAGCCAATCGAGATCGCATGTATATTGATGTACATGAAGGTTCAGATATTGAAGAAATGATGCAACGTATCACTACTGTTTTTGGTGTGCATTCTGTAAGTCCAGTTGTAAGAATTGAAAAAGACATTGAAGTAATGAAAGAAGTTGCATTACAATTTGCCAATGATTTCAATGATGGCGATACTTTTAAAATTGATGTAAAAAGAGCAGATAAAACATTTGAATTAGATACATTTGAACTTCAAAATACACTTGGCGGACATGTGCTTCAAAATACAGAGAATATAACGGTTAATGTTAAACGACCTGACCATAAAATCAAAGTAGAAGTACGTAAAGACGCTATTTATATGTATAACCGAGTACTCGAAGGTGAGGGTGGATTGCCAGTTGGAACAGGTGGTAAAACATTACTTATGCTTTCAGGTGGTATAGATTCACCAGTTGCTGGTATGGAAGTCATGAAAAGAGGCGTGACAATTGAAGCGATTCATTTCCATAGTCCACCATATACTAGTGAACAAGCTAAACAAAAAGTGATTGATTTAACGAAACAGTTAGCACAATTAACAGGTGACATTAAACTTCATATAGTACCTTTTACAGAATTACAAAAACAAATTCATAAAGTTGTTGAAGAAAGTTTCACAATGACAAGTACGAGAAGAATGATGTTAAGAGTGACAGAAAAAGTAGCACACGAAATTGGTGCTCAAGCTATTGTAAACGGAGAAAACCTTGGACAAGTAGCGAGCCAAACGTTAGGTAGTATGTACGCGATTAATAGCGTGACATCTATGCCAATATTAAGACCGTTACTTACTTTTGATAAAGAAGATATTGTGAAAAAAGCGAAAGCAATTAATACATTCGAATTATCTATACAACCATTCGAAGACTGTTGTACAATCTTTACACCTAAAAATCCAAAAACAAATCCGAAACTTGAAAAAGTAGAATATTTTGAGTCAAAATTTGATTTTGGACCTTTAATAGATGAAGCGGTTGAAAATGTTGAAACGATTACGATTTCAAAACATGACGACATTCAAGAACAAAAAGATAAGTGGATGGATGATCTACTTTAA
- the sppA gene encoding signal peptide peptidase SppA yields MSKRIVAIIIALILVIGGIVMSAAGMFFDNTFNKAMSDSDGISESVQSGSDSSSKIVKLSVDGTIQDTGAEESLFSGGGYNHQSFLKKLDKIKKDKNVKGVLLEINSPGGGTYESDEIHKKLEEIKAKDKKVYVQMKNMAASGGYYISTPADKIYAGPQTLTGSLGVIISTINYAELAKNLGVKDESVVSGKHKQILNPMKDMSKEEKNIMQSIIDDSYKQFVDVIKDGRHMSEADVKKLADGRIYSAQQAKSNGLIDEIGYEDDAIKGLKKDIKSKHAQVVTYDTSSGFMNLPMAAKSKMSSMIGLDSMGKYEALVKANKSPQPMYLYGE; encoded by the coding sequence ATGTCAAAAAGAATAGTTGCAATTATTATTGCATTAATACTTGTTATCGGTGGCATCGTGATGAGTGCTGCTGGAATGTTTTTCGATAATACGTTTAATAAAGCAATGTCTGATTCAGATGGTATTAGTGAATCTGTTCAATCAGGTAGCGATAGTAGTAGTAAAATCGTTAAATTATCTGTTGACGGTACAATTCAAGATACTGGAGCAGAAGAATCTTTATTTAGTGGCGGTGGATACAATCACCAATCATTTTTGAAAAAACTTGATAAAATTAAAAAAGATAAAAATGTTAAAGGTGTTTTATTAGAAATTAACTCCCCAGGTGGCGGAACATATGAAAGTGATGAAATACATAAAAAATTAGAAGAAATTAAAGCTAAAGATAAAAAAGTTTATGTACAAATGAAAAATATGGCTGCATCTGGTGGTTATTACATTTCAACTCCAGCTGACAAAATTTATGCAGGACCACAAACTTTAACTGGATCATTAGGTGTTATCATCTCGACAATTAATTACGCTGAATTAGCGAAAAATCTAGGCGTAAAAGATGAATCCGTTGTTTCAGGTAAACATAAACAAATATTAAATCCGATGAAAGACATGTCTAAAGAAGAGAAAAATATTATGCAATCTATCATTGATGACAGCTATAAACAATTTGTTGATGTCATTAAAGACGGTAGACATATGTCTGAAGCAGATGTTAAAAAATTAGCTGACGGAAGAATTTATTCAGCACAACAAGCTAAATCTAATGGATTAATTGATGAAATTGGATATGAAGATGACGCTATTAAAGGTTTGAAAAAAGATATTAAATCTAAGCATGCACAAGTGGTAACGTATGATACTTCTAGTGGATTTATGAACTTACCAATGGCAGCTAAAAGTAAAATGTCATCAATGATAGGGCTTGATAGTATGGGCAAATACGAAGCTTTAGTTAAAGCAAATAAATCACCACAACCAATGTATTTATATGGTGAGTAA
- a CDS encoding acetate kinase, with translation MTKIIAINAGSSSLKFQLFEMPEEKVITKGLIERIGLKNSIFSISVNGEKITETLDIENHDVAVNIMLDALKNHNIINDINDIQGTGHRVVHGGEIFPDSALVTDDVLTKIETLTDLAPLHNPANIMGIKAFRKLLPNIPHVAVFDTSFHQTMPEESFLYSLPYNFYKDFGIRKYGFHGTSHKYVSERAAILLDRPLDQLRIISCHIGNGASIAAIDGGKSVDTSMGFTPLAGVTMGTRSGNLDPALIPYIMEKTGKNAEEVLNILNKESGLLGISGSSSDLRDIQQDANEGNDRAKLALDVFASRIHKYMGSYATRMHGLDAIVFTAGVGENSDTVRAKVLEGLEFMGVYWDPRLNTGLHGEEAFINYPHSPVKVIVIPTDEEVVIARDVLKFGNLG, from the coding sequence ATGACAAAAATTATAGCTATTAACGCCGGGAGTTCATCTTTAAAATTTCAATTATTTGAAATGCCTGAAGAGAAAGTGATAACTAAAGGGTTAATTGAACGTATCGGGTTAAAAAATTCAATTTTTTCAATTTCAGTAAATGGAGAAAAAATTACAGAAACATTAGATATTGAAAATCATGATGTAGCGGTTAACATTATGTTAGATGCGTTGAAAAACCATAACATAATAAATGATATAAATGATATTCAAGGTACAGGACATCGTGTTGTGCATGGTGGGGAAATATTCCCAGATTCAGCACTTGTAACAGATGATGTACTAACTAAGATAGAAACATTAACAGATTTAGCGCCTTTACACAATCCAGCTAACATAATGGGAATTAAAGCATTTAGAAAATTATTGCCAAATATTCCACATGTAGCTGTATTTGATACTTCATTCCACCAAACTATGCCAGAAGAATCATTCTTATATAGTTTACCTTACAATTTCTATAAAGACTTCGGAATTCGTAAATATGGTTTCCACGGGACAAGCCATAAATACGTTTCTGAAAGAGCTGCAATATTATTAGATCGTCCATTAGATCAATTAAGAATTATTTCTTGTCATATTGGTAATGGTGCTTCTATTGCTGCTATTGATGGAGGTAAATCAGTCGATACTTCAATGGGCTTCACACCACTTGCTGGTGTAACAATGGGTACGCGTTCAGGTAACTTAGACCCTGCGTTAATTCCATATATCATGGAGAAAACTGGTAAAAATGCTGAAGAAGTATTGAATATTCTTAATAAAGAATCTGGTTTATTAGGTATTTCAGGTTCTTCAAGTGATTTAAGAGATATTCAACAAGATGCAAATGAAGGAAATGATCGTGCGAAATTAGCATTAGATGTATTTGCTTCAAGAATTCATAAATATATGGGTTCTTATGCTACAAGAATGCACGGTTTAGATGCAATTGTATTTACAGCTGGCGTAGGTGAAAACTCTGACACAGTTCGTGCTAAAGTATTAGAAGGACTAGAATTTATGGGTGTATATTGGGATCCACGCTTAAACACTGGATTACATGGTGAAGAAGCATTCATCAACTATCCTCATTCACCTGTAAAAGTTATCGTTATTCCAACTGATGAAGAAGTAGTCATTGCACGTGACGTATTAAAATTCGGTAATTTAGGTTAA
- a CDS encoding class I SAM-dependent methyltransferase → MTEEKNIMEILFEKLDVKSKDLHDENGQSYIENLGLAMEDLYKNQRDLLEQSTIQERRKAFQFAYLSLLKEEVIQPNHQMTPDSIGFILSYLVNLFTKNSKELNIVDIASGTGHLSATINEQNQDKTVMHHLIEVDPVLQRVSIHLANFLEIPFDVYPQDAIMPLPLEEADVVVGDLPVGYYPVDERSKELKLGFEEGHSYSHYLLLEQAVAATRPGGYVFLIVPNKLFEGEEVKQLQKYIATETEMQAFLNFPNTLFKTEQSRKSLLILQKKDPGNTHKVEVLLANIPDFKAQAQLQTFLSEVDEWMKENHPS, encoded by the coding sequence ATGACTGAAGAAAAAAATATAATGGAAATATTATTTGAAAAATTGGACGTAAAAAGTAAAGACCTCCATGATGAAAATGGTCAAAGTTATATCGAGAACTTAGGTTTAGCTATGGAAGACTTATACAAGAATCAAAGAGATTTATTAGAGCAATCTACAATTCAAGAACGTAGAAAAGCTTTTCAATTTGCTTATTTAAGTTTGTTAAAAGAAGAAGTGATTCAACCGAATCATCAAATGACACCAGATTCAATTGGTTTCATATTAAGTTACCTTGTAAACTTATTTACTAAAAATAGTAAAGAATTAAACATAGTGGATATTGCGAGTGGTACTGGTCATTTAAGTGCAACTATAAATGAACAAAACCAAGATAAAACTGTGATGCATCATTTAATTGAAGTAGATCCTGTACTTCAACGCGTAAGTATACATCTTGCGAACTTTTTAGAAATTCCATTTGATGTATATCCTCAAGACGCAATTATGCCATTACCTTTAGAAGAAGCAGACGTTGTTGTAGGAGATTTACCAGTAGGATACTATCCTGTTGATGAAAGAAGTAAAGAATTGAAACTAGGTTTTGAAGAAGGACATAGTTATAGTCATTATTTACTTTTAGAACAAGCAGTTGCAGCAACAAGACCTGGCGGATATGTTTTCTTAATCGTTCCAAACAAATTATTTGAAGGCGAAGAAGTGAAACAGCTTCAAAAATATATTGCAACAGAAACGGAAATGCAAGCATTTTTGAATTTCCCAAACACGTTATTTAAGACAGAACAATCACGAAAATCACTTTTAATTTTACAAAAGAAAGATCCTGGAAATACTCATAAAGTTGAGGTATTACTAGCAAATATTCCTGACTTCAAGGCGCAAGCACAATTGCAAACGTTTTTAAGTGAAGTAGATGAATGGATGAAAGAAAATCATCCTTCTTAA
- a CDS encoding GAF domain-containing protein produces MSEHQLNYTLLSKQLDGLLSGETDLIANLSNTSAFINQFLPEINWVGFYLIKNNALKLGPFQGLPACVDIEIGKGVCGTAVSTQSTQLVADVHAFPGHIACDANSKSEIVIPVYHNKEIIGVLDIDAPVTSRFNQDDQQGLELLVQILEKHIHL; encoded by the coding sequence ATGTCAGAACATCAACTAAATTATACATTATTAAGTAAACAATTAGACGGTCTTTTATCAGGTGAAACAGATTTAATTGCAAACTTAAGTAATACTTCTGCTTTTATCAATCAATTTCTTCCCGAAATCAATTGGGTAGGTTTTTATCTTATTAAAAATAATGCATTAAAACTCGGACCATTTCAAGGATTACCTGCTTGCGTCGATATAGAAATTGGCAAAGGTGTTTGTGGTACTGCCGTTTCAACTCAATCAACTCAACTTGTAGCAGATGTTCATGCTTTTCCAGGTCATATTGCTTGTGATGCAAATAGTAAATCAGAAATTGTTATTCCTGTATATCATAACAAAGAAATCATTGGTGTGTTAGATATAGATGCACCTGTCACGTCTAGATTTAATCAAGATGATCAACAAGGTTTAGAATTACTTGTTCAAATTCTTGAAAAACATATCCACCTATAA
- a CDS encoding NAD kinase, whose translation MSSKKRIYLFKSKDKDVLQTCKNIQQQMEPHGFEFVSNYENADIIASVGGDGSFLQACRKTSFNKDKIYVGIKTRLDQNYLYVDFSVDDINHLIESIDSNEVMVRKYPVLEVNLNDHMSYMCLNDFYIKSSVIKPMKMEIYIDDEYFEAFNGDGLLISTPTGSTGYNKSLDGAIIDPMIRSMQLTEIASLNNNNFRTVSSSVVLGDTRTLKITLDKEGNYYPIMGLDNEALSIQEVDFVTLTIKDKYIRTLKLPQNSFWSKVQRKFL comes from the coding sequence ATGAGTTCAAAAAAACGTATCTACCTTTTTAAATCTAAAGATAAAGACGTATTACAAACATGTAAAAATATTCAACAACAAATGGAACCACACGGATTTGAATTTGTTTCAAATTATGAAAATGCTGACATTATAGCTTCTGTCGGTGGTGATGGTAGTTTTCTACAAGCATGTCGTAAAACGAGCTTCAATAAAGATAAAATTTATGTCGGCATTAAAACGCGTTTAGATCAAAATTATCTATATGTAGATTTTAGTGTAGATGATATTAATCACTTAATAGAATCTATAGACTCAAATGAAGTAATGGTACGCAAATATCCAGTATTAGAAGTTAATTTAAATGACCACATGTCATATATGTGTTTAAATGACTTCTACATTAAATCTAGTGTCATTAAACCAATGAAAATGGAAATTTATATAGATGATGAATACTTTGAAGCATTTAACGGAGACGGCTTATTAATATCTACGCCAACCGGTTCAACAGGTTATAATAAATCATTAGATGGTGCGATTATTGACCCTATGATTAGAAGTATGCAGCTAACTGAAATTGCTTCTTTAAATAATAATAACTTTAGAACAGTTAGTAGTTCAGTCGTTCTAGGTGATACAAGAACACTGAAAATCACTTTAGACAAAGAAGGCAATTACTATCCAATTATGGGATTAGATAACGAAGCGCTAAGTATTCAAGAAGTTGATTTCGTAACATTAACAATAAAAGATAAATATATACGAACACTTAAACTACCTCAAAATTCATTTTGGAGTAAAGTTCAAAGAAAATTCTTATAA
- a CDS encoding cysteine desulfurase family protein, with product MIYFDNAATTKPHEDVIQSYSQMNTQYFFNPNSPHTAGVKIAHLIEKARENIKQYLNLNDKFDVIFTSGATESNNIALQGMARTKKRFGNTILTTKIEHPSVLETMRGLEEQGFNLKYINTTPDGKLSIDHLIKLLNDDVILVTCMHVNNIMGQIQPIEEISQLLKNYPKVHFHVDGVQGFGKVPLDVNLADSYSLSAHKFHGLKGSGLLVLNQLKTINPIIFGGGQEFGIRSGTVNAPANVALAKAMRHMNDHLEENKKTLSDKGLKIRSIIEGYEGVLINSPKDAAPYILNVSFPGVKGEVLVNAFSKYEIYLSTTSACSSKKSSHNETLKAMGFSKSRIEGSIRISISADLTDEQIELFKTAFDKVYKEVKELLINEL from the coding sequence ATGATATATTTTGATAATGCTGCAACTACAAAACCTCATGAGGATGTTATTCAATCGTATTCTCAAATGAATACACAATATTTCTTTAATCCAAATAGTCCTCATACAGCAGGTGTTAAAATTGCGCATTTAATTGAAAAAGCTAGAGAAAATATAAAACAATATTTAAACTTAAATGATAAGTTTGATGTTATTTTTACAAGTGGCGCAACTGAATCAAATAATATTGCACTACAAGGCATGGCTAGAACGAAAAAACGTTTTGGTAACACGATACTCACGACAAAGATAGAACATCCATCAGTATTAGAAACGATGCGTGGATTAGAAGAACAAGGATTCAATTTAAAATATATTAATACAACGCCAGATGGGAAGTTGAGTATCGATCATTTGATAAAATTATTAAATGATGATGTTATACTCGTAACTTGTATGCATGTGAATAATATAATGGGACAAATTCAACCGATTGAAGAAATTAGTCAGTTATTAAAAAACTATCCTAAAGTTCATTTTCATGTAGATGGTGTGCAAGGATTTGGAAAAGTACCGTTAGACGTCAATTTAGCAGATAGTTATAGTTTAAGTGCACATAAATTCCATGGTTTAAAAGGATCAGGATTGTTAGTGCTTAATCAATTAAAAACAATAAATCCTATTATATTTGGTGGGGGACAAGAGTTTGGCATAAGAAGCGGAACAGTTAATGCCCCAGCAAACGTTGCGTTAGCTAAAGCAATGAGACATATGAATGATCATTTAGAAGAAAATAAAAAAACATTGTCTGATAAAGGATTAAAGATAAGAAGTATAATAGAAGGATATGAAGGTGTATTAATTAATTCACCTAAAGATGCAGCACCATATATCTTAAATGTATCTTTTCCTGGTGTTAAAGGAGAAGTACTTGTAAATGCTTTTTCTAAATACGAAATTTATTTATCTACGACGAGCGCTTGTTCATCTAAAAAAAGTTCTCATAATGAAACGTTAAAAGCAATGGGCTTTTCTAAAAGTCGTATAGAAGGAAGTATTAGAATCAGTATTTCTGCAGATTTAACAGACGAACAAATTGAATTGTTTAAAACAGCCTTTGATAAAGTATATAAAGAAGTGAAGGAGCTATTAATAAATGAATTATGA
- the tpx gene encoding thiol peroxidase, protein MAQVTFKNEPVTLLGEEVTVGSVAPDFTVLANDLSERTLNDYEGKKKLISAVPSLDTGVCSQQTRKFNEDAANEQDGVILTISNDLPFAQKRWCAAEGLDNVITLSDHRDLSFGENFGIVMQELRLLARSVFVLDKDNKVVYSEIVSEGTDHPDYEKALEAFRNLN, encoded by the coding sequence ATGGCACAAGTTACATTTAAGAATGAACCAGTTACACTACTAGGTGAAGAAGTTACTGTAGGTTCAGTAGCACCAGATTTTACTGTATTAGCAAATGATTTATCAGAAAGAACTTTAAACGACTATGAAGGTAAAAAGAAACTCATCAGTGCCGTACCTTCTTTAGATACAGGTGTATGTAGTCAACAAACACGTAAATTCAACGAAGATGCAGCAAATGAACAAGATGGTGTTATTTTAACAATTTCAAATGACTTACCATTTGCTCAAAAAAGATGGTGTGCTGCAGAAGGTTTAGACAATGTTATCACACTAAGTGATCACCGTGACCTTTCATTCGGTGAGAATTTCGGTATTGTGATGCAAGAACTTCGTTTATTAGCGCGTTCAGTATTTGTTTTGGACAAAGATAATAAAGTTGTTTACTCTGAAATCGTAAGTGAAGGAACAGATCATCCTGATTACGAAAAAGCTTTAGAAGCATTTAGAAATTTAAACTAA